One stretch of Zingiber officinale cultivar Zhangliang chromosome 6B, Zo_v1.1, whole genome shotgun sequence DNA includes these proteins:
- the LOC121990784 gene encoding uncharacterized protein LOC121990784 yields MGSCFSSSSSFAAAAVAADGGSEHHRYSLTAKVITADGFLLEYPAETKVRDALSGQRISNSFICSSDELYCNAKIPALAAADPLRPGHLYFLLPLSKLQYPLSGSDMAALAVRASVALSAYASGSSKPPRKGARRVMPVAAELAGKRAALNEAVNEKEFGFYTDFDGGDERYYGSNSPYEKKEKKMPATKQRKFRQWQLNYRERLSTIEEIVE; encoded by the coding sequence ATGGGCTCctgcttctcctcctcctcctccttcgccgccgccgccgtcgccgccgACGGAGGTTCCGAGCACCATCGATACTCTCTGACGGCTAAAGTCATCACAGCCGACGGCTTCTTGCTGGAGTACCCCGCCGAGACCAAGGTCCGCGACGCCCTATCCGGCCAACGCATATCGAATTCCTTCATCTGCAGCTCCGACGAGCTCTACTGCAACGCCAAAATCCCAGCTTTGGCTGCCGCCGACCCGCTCCGGCCGGGCCATCTCTACTTCCTCCTCCCGCTTTCCAAGCTCCAGTACCCGCTCTCTGGTTCTGACATGGCGGCGCTCGCGGTGCGGGCGAGCGTGGCTCTCTCGGCGTATGCTTCCGGATCCAGCAAACCGCCACGCAAGGGAGCTCGGAGGGTGATGCCGGTGGCGGCGGAATTAGCAGGGAAGCGAGCCGCGCTTAATGAAGCCGTGAACGAGAAGGAATTTGGATTTTATACTGATTTTGATGGCGGCGACGAGCGTTATTACGGATCGAATTCGCCTtatgagaagaaggagaagaagatgccGGCGACGAAGCAGAGAAAGTTCAGGCAATGGCAGTTGAATTACAGGGAGAGGCTGAGCACGATCGAAGAGATTGTGGAATGA